One segment of Bradyrhizobium sp. CB2312 DNA contains the following:
- a CDS encoding DUF4142 domain-containing protein — protein MIIRTSAVILAFSLWVGAAFAQGGKLNDSQIAHIAYTASVIDIAAAKQALNQSSNKEVRAFAENMVRDHQTVNELALGLVKKLNVTPEDNDTSRGLSKAGASKLNELGNLKGAEFDKAYVSNEVAYHKAVDDALESTLIPSATNDELRGLLQTGLKIFQGHEQHAEHLMASLR, from the coding sequence GTGATTATCCGGACAAGTGCAGTGATACTGGCCTTCAGCTTGTGGGTTGGTGCGGCTTTCGCGCAGGGCGGAAAGCTGAATGATTCGCAGATCGCGCATATCGCGTATACGGCTAGCGTTATCGATATCGCTGCTGCGAAGCAGGCGTTGAACCAATCAAGCAACAAGGAAGTGCGGGCGTTCGCTGAAAATATGGTGCGCGATCATCAGACGGTAAACGAGCTGGCGCTTGGTCTGGTCAAGAAGCTTAACGTTACACCTGAAGATAACGACACGAGCCGCGGCCTCTCGAAAGCGGGTGCGAGTAAGCTGAACGAACTCGGGAACTTGAAAGGCGCAGAATTCGACAAGGCGTACGTCTCGAACGAGGTTGCCTATCACAAGGCAGTTGATGACGCTCTTGAATCGACGCTCATTCCGAGCGCGACCAACGATGAACTGAGGGGTCTGTTGCAAACCGGTCTGAAGATCTTTCAAGGACACGAGCAGCATGCAGAACATCTTATGGCAAGCCTGAGATAG
- a CDS encoding nuclear transport factor 2 family protein has product MDDRTARSALQRHWDASDANDFDVEHEIYHEDALLDYPQSGQRIRGRRNIQQSRFLQPNKKRFLVRRIIGAGDLWITEFVLSYDGQPSYAVSIMEFRDGLVNRETQYFAEPFDPAPSRAHLVQRADGAIID; this is encoded by the coding sequence GTGGACGATCGAACCGCGCGGTCCGCGCTGCAGCGCCATTGGGATGCTTCGGACGCGAACGACTTCGACGTTGAGCATGAAATCTATCACGAGGATGCGTTGCTTGATTATCCACAATCGGGCCAGAGGATTCGCGGTCGGCGCAACATTCAGCAGAGTCGGTTTCTCCAGCCAAACAAGAAGAGGTTTTTAGTCCGCCGAATAATCGGTGCCGGCGATCTCTGGATCACGGAGTTCGTGCTTTCCTATGACGGCCAGCCCTCTTATGCGGTGAGCATCATGGAGTTTCGCGACGGGTTGGTAAATCGGGAAACCCAATACTTCGCCGAGCCCTTCGATCCCGCGCCATCGCGGGCGCATCTCGTGCAGCGAGCTGATGGCGCTATCATTGATTAA
- a CDS encoding cupredoxin domain-containing protein, translated as MESKRTLPVLCLAILLGAGSAKAEVIVVTMDSMTISPPEVSAKVGDTIQWINKDLFDHTATARTGDWDVVIPAKTTAATVLKKAGPIAYYCRFHPNMKAMIRIEQ; from the coding sequence ATGGAATCGAAACGGACCTTGCCGGTTCTCTGCCTCGCAATCTTGCTCGGTGCGGGTTCCGCGAAGGCGGAAGTCATTGTTGTCACGATGGATAGTATGACGATTTCCCCTCCGGAAGTTTCCGCGAAGGTCGGGGATACGATCCAGTGGATCAACAAGGACCTGTTCGATCACACCGCGACTGCCCGGACCGGAGACTGGGACGTGGTGATTCCGGCAAAAACAACTGCTGCGACGGTCCTTAAGAAGGCGGGGCCTATCGCGTATTACTGCAGATTTCATCCTAACATGAAGGCCATGATCCGGATCGAGCAATGA
- the cydB gene encoding cytochrome d ubiquinol oxidase subunit II, protein MMHVLDFVPIWTLILGSAVFLYVLLDGFDLGVGILYGFAQNAAARNILMNSIAPIWDGNETWLVFGGLGLFAAFPLAFAIIIPAVYFPILVMLLALVFRGVAFEFRFRDAEHKTFWDHAFNYGSGVATFAQGVVLGSIVQGFQVSGTAFSGSSFDCLTPFSILTGVALLFGYGLLGAGWLILKTEGDLQETARRQGRVCLVGVLAAIGIVSAWTPIMNPAIASRWFSVPNILLLAPIPITTIAVALQTWRALSSRSEILAFAGGIALFALSYLGIAISLYPFIVWPQFTLWQAASSDRTQAFLLVGTLVLLPVILMYTSWSYWVFRGKVRSDIGDH, encoded by the coding sequence ATGATGCACGTATTGGACTTTGTGCCGATCTGGACCCTGATCCTCGGGAGCGCAGTGTTTCTCTACGTATTGCTCGATGGCTTCGACCTTGGCGTTGGCATTCTATACGGCTTTGCGCAAAATGCCGCCGCGCGCAACATCCTGATGAATTCCATCGCGCCCATTTGGGATGGCAATGAAACTTGGCTGGTTTTCGGCGGCCTCGGACTTTTCGCAGCCTTCCCCCTGGCGTTCGCCATCATCATTCCAGCGGTCTACTTTCCAATTCTGGTCATGCTACTGGCGTTGGTGTTTCGCGGAGTCGCCTTCGAGTTCCGGTTTCGAGACGCAGAGCACAAGACATTCTGGGACCACGCATTCAACTATGGGTCTGGCGTGGCGACTTTTGCACAAGGGGTGGTGCTCGGCAGCATCGTCCAAGGGTTTCAGGTCAGTGGGACGGCATTCTCCGGCTCATCGTTCGATTGCCTGACGCCGTTCTCGATCCTCACCGGCGTCGCCTTGCTGTTCGGATATGGATTGCTGGGCGCGGGCTGGCTGATTCTCAAGACCGAAGGAGATTTGCAGGAAACCGCCCGCCGTCAGGGGCGGGTTTGCCTGGTCGGCGTCTTAGCGGCGATTGGCATCGTCAGCGCTTGGACGCCGATCATGAACCCGGCAATTGCCTCACGCTGGTTTTCCGTTCCGAATATCCTGCTTCTGGCGCCGATCCCGATTACAACGATTGCCGTCGCGCTTCAGACCTGGCGTGCGCTTTCCAGCCGCTCTGAAATCCTGGCATTTGCGGGGGGCATCGCCCTGTTTGCACTTTCCTATCTCGGAATCGCCATCAGCCTCTACCCATTCATCGTATGGCCCCAGTTCACGCTTTGGCAGGCGGCGTCCTCCGACCGCACCCAGGCATTCCTGCTCGTTGGAACGCTCGTTCTCCTGCCGGTGATCCTGATGTATACGAGCTGGTCCTATTGGGTGTTTCGCGGCAAGGTCCGGTCCGATATAGGCGATCACTAA
- a CDS encoding TetR/AcrR family transcriptional regulator produces the protein MPRRKSEKAAVPRGRPRAYDAEAALKQATETFWRSGYSGTPLDKVAAATGMSPPSLYAAFGNKHALYLKALARYWEMTLAATREALVGERPLAQALMLAYETALSFYFSRKGSARGCFVIGTAVAEAVEDAEIRKSVAAGLRMLDADFEARFRTARERGELKQDADPEALALLASATMHTIAIRARAGARRADLKEIAHKAVTLICGSPTASN, from the coding sequence ATGCCCCGACGAAAGAGCGAAAAAGCAGCGGTACCTCGTGGGCGCCCGCGCGCCTACGATGCGGAGGCAGCCCTCAAGCAGGCGACGGAGACCTTCTGGAGGAGCGGGTATTCGGGCACCCCGCTGGACAAGGTCGCCGCTGCGACAGGAATGAGCCCGCCGAGCCTCTACGCGGCATTCGGCAACAAGCACGCGCTCTATCTCAAGGCCCTCGCCCGATATTGGGAAATGACCCTGGCTGCGACGCGCGAGGCCCTCGTGGGGGAGCGTCCGTTGGCCCAAGCGCTGATGCTTGCCTATGAGACAGCATTGTCCTTCTATTTTTCGCGCAAGGGTTCCGCTCGCGGCTGCTTTGTGATCGGGACAGCGGTGGCCGAGGCGGTCGAAGATGCGGAGATCAGGAAGAGTGTTGCCGCCGGGCTCCGCATGCTCGACGCCGATTTTGAAGCCCGGTTTCGAACGGCGCGGGAGAGAGGCGAGTTGAAGCAAGATGCTGATCCGGAGGCGCTTGCGCTGCTTGCGTCAGCCACCATGCACACCATCGCAATTCGAGCCCGAGCCGGAGCTCGACGAGCGGACTTGAAGGAGATCGCTCATAAAGCGGTGACCCTCATCTGCGGAAGCCCCACGGCATCCAACTAA
- a CDS encoding HlyD family secretion protein, translated as MLETVRHEGAAGPTEGPTKAKADAAVDRDNSLSTVTDPVAESRPTNRRFTMRRKLLIGVLGAAVVVAAFYGIPWIRFALSTVSTDDAFVNGHITLVAPRVHGHVARVLVDDNNRVRKGDRLIELDREPFQDAVNVKKAAVDSAEADLQATKAAVRGIEAQAMSRRWQLQQAVESVGNQIALLHARVAALNKAKATLTLAQQEFDRTAKLVVSDTASHELYDQRQAGLLIAKAGVVQALADANQIRVFLGLPAQAEDSPHLEQVPPDLDQTFSSVLQAQAQLIQTAAELGRLHSYNQTPKQMLDEFQKLDPQGNVDRTLDRFAAKAPAVKQAEARLAAAERDLALAELDLSYCDVVAEIDGVVTRRNVNPGNDVQVGQNLMAVRSVSEIWIDANFKETQLPDLRIGQAADLYVDMYGDEQVFRGRITGFTIGTGSTLALLPAQNATGNFIKIVQRLPVRIELENYDPDKKPLFIGASVVPYVYLNKPTSGPNAGTFLQGYERQAPASGSAASPAGLGK; from the coding sequence ATGCTCGAAACAGTCAGACATGAAGGAGCGGCAGGTCCGACCGAGGGACCCACAAAGGCCAAAGCGGATGCCGCCGTCGATCGTGATAACAGTCTGAGTACGGTGACAGATCCCGTTGCAGAGTCGCGGCCGACCAACCGGCGGTTTACGATGCGACGAAAGTTACTGATCGGCGTGCTCGGCGCGGCGGTCGTGGTTGCGGCGTTTTACGGTATTCCGTGGATCAGGTTCGCGTTAAGCACGGTTTCGACCGACGATGCTTTCGTGAACGGTCATATCACGCTCGTCGCGCCGCGTGTCCACGGTCACGTGGCGCGGGTGTTGGTCGATGACAACAATCGCGTCCGCAAGGGCGATCGTCTTATCGAACTGGACAGGGAGCCATTCCAGGACGCGGTGAATGTCAAGAAGGCGGCGGTCGACAGCGCGGAGGCGGATCTGCAGGCCACGAAAGCCGCGGTGCGCGGCATCGAAGCGCAGGCGATGAGTCGGCGCTGGCAGTTGCAGCAGGCCGTCGAGAGCGTCGGAAACCAGATCGCGCTCCTGCATGCCCGGGTCGCCGCGCTCAACAAGGCGAAGGCGACATTGACGCTGGCGCAGCAGGAATTTGATCGCACGGCGAAACTGGTAGTATCTGATACGGCAAGCCACGAGTTGTACGATCAGCGTCAGGCGGGACTTTTGATCGCCAAAGCGGGGGTCGTTCAGGCTTTGGCCGATGCGAACCAGATCCGTGTTTTCCTGGGTCTGCCGGCGCAGGCTGAAGACAGTCCGCATCTGGAGCAGGTGCCCCCCGATCTCGATCAGACCTTCTCTTCGGTGCTGCAGGCGCAAGCACAGCTGATCCAGACTGCGGCGGAACTCGGCAGACTGCACTCGTACAACCAGACCCCGAAGCAGATGCTCGACGAGTTCCAAAAGCTGGATCCCCAAGGCAACGTCGATCGCACCTTGGATCGGTTCGCCGCGAAAGCGCCTGCCGTCAAGCAGGCCGAAGCCAGGCTAGCTGCCGCCGAACGGGACCTTGCGCTTGCCGAACTCGACCTGAGCTATTGCGATGTTGTCGCCGAGATAGACGGCGTCGTCACGCGACGCAACGTCAATCCGGGCAATGACGTCCAGGTGGGGCAGAACCTGATGGCGGTGCGATCGGTGAGCGAGATCTGGATCGATGCCAATTTCAAGGAGACCCAATTGCCCGATCTACGGATCGGGCAGGCGGCCGACCTCTATGTCGACATGTACGGCGACGAGCAGGTATTCAGGGGTCGGATCACCGGATTCACCATAGGGACCGGGTCGACGCTCGCATTGCTGCCTGCCCAGAATGCCACGGGTAACTTCATCAAGATCGTCCAGCGGCTGCCGGTCCGGATCGAGCTTGAGAATTACGATCCGGATAAAAAACCGCTGTTCATCGGCGCATCGGTGGTCCCTTACGTCTACCTCAATAAGCCAACGAGCGGCCCGAATGCCGGCACATTTCTTCAAGGTTACGAGCGGCAAGCGCCGGCCAGCGGTTCGGCTGCTAGCCCAGCGGGTCTCGGCAAATGA
- a CDS encoding nuclear transport factor 2 family protein yields the protein MSRPPLPPFDVTTAALKVRLAEDAWNSRDPTRVALGYTPDSRWRNRAEFINGRQAIEAFLLRKWTRELDYRLIKEVWTHADNRIAVRFAYEYHDDSGQWFRAFGNENWQFAADGLMERRIASINEHPIANADRKFHWDLGRRPDVHPGLSELGF from the coding sequence ATGAGCCGCCCGCCTCTTCCGCCCTTTGATGTTACTACCGCAGCACTGAAGGTAAGGCTTGCCGAAGATGCCTGGAACTCACGAGATCCAACGCGGGTCGCACTCGGGTACACACCTGACAGCCGATGGCGAAACCGGGCGGAGTTCATCAACGGCCGCCAGGCGATCGAAGCCTTTCTCTTGCGCAAATGGACGCGCGAACTGGACTACCGTCTGATCAAGGAAGTGTGGACCCACGCGGACAATCGCATCGCTGTGCGGTTCGCATATGAGTACCACGATGATAGCGGCCAGTGGTTTCGGGCCTTTGGCAACGAGAATTGGCAGTTTGCCGCCGACGGGCTGATGGAACGGCGTATCGCCAGCATCAACGAGCACCCTATCGCCAATGCTGACCGCAAATTTCATTGGGACTTGGGCCGCAGGCCTGACGTCCATCCTGGGTTAAGCGAACTGGGCTTCTAG
- a CDS encoding cytochrome ubiquinol oxidase subunit I produces the protein MDVDPVFMSRLQFAWVIGWHILLPAFTVGSAAYIAVLEGFHLVSGRDVYLRVSMFWIRIFSVAFGMGVVTGVVMPFQIGTNWSRYADATSNVLSPLFAYEGLTAFFLEAGFLGVLLFGRTVVPRWAHFVAALMVAAGTLFSSFWILSANSWMQTPAGYEIIDGRFYPVDWIKIIFNPSFLSRLSHTVVAFFITAGFVALGAGAYLIRRRRFPAEGRIMLSMTLWLLTALVPLQIFLGDHHGLNTLEHQPAKLAAIEARWETGRSVPLTLFAIPDEKAESNRAAIEVPGLGSLILTHKLGGEIKGLKDFSPDQRPPVAVPFFAFRIMVGCGVLMLGVVLIGGWLRWRGRLMETPWYLLSCLLISPIGFIAVIAGWAVTEVGRQPWTVYGLLRTAHSVSPSLTGRDVVISLAAYMTVYLIMYPAGLLLMLRIVRAGPASQVGQDATIAGGRPKAPVLAGAAIPAEREP, from the coding sequence ATGGATGTTGATCCAGTTTTCATGTCGCGACTGCAATTCGCCTGGGTGATCGGCTGGCACATCCTGCTCCCGGCATTCACTGTGGGCTCAGCTGCCTACATCGCGGTGCTCGAAGGGTTTCATCTCGTGTCCGGGCGCGATGTCTATTTACGGGTGTCGATGTTCTGGATCCGGATTTTCTCAGTTGCGTTCGGAATGGGCGTCGTCACCGGTGTCGTCATGCCGTTTCAAATCGGTACCAATTGGAGCCGCTACGCTGACGCGACGTCCAATGTTCTTTCGCCGCTATTCGCCTACGAAGGCCTGACGGCGTTTTTCCTTGAGGCTGGTTTTCTGGGCGTTCTGCTATTCGGGCGAACGGTGGTGCCCCGCTGGGCCCACTTTGTTGCAGCATTAATGGTGGCAGCCGGGACGCTGTTCTCCTCCTTCTGGATCCTGTCGGCAAACAGCTGGATGCAAACGCCGGCCGGTTACGAGATCATCGATGGACGTTTCTACCCTGTGGATTGGATAAAAATCATCTTCAATCCGTCCTTTCTCTCGAGATTGTCTCACACGGTGGTCGCTTTCTTCATCACGGCCGGCTTTGTCGCTCTCGGGGCCGGCGCCTATCTGATACGGCGCAGACGATTTCCGGCGGAAGGCCGGATTATGTTGTCTATGACGTTATGGCTCCTGACCGCACTGGTGCCGCTGCAAATCTTTCTTGGCGACCACCACGGTCTCAACACACTGGAACACCAACCGGCGAAATTGGCTGCGATCGAAGCGCGCTGGGAAACCGGCCGGAGCGTGCCTTTGACGTTGTTTGCGATCCCAGATGAAAAGGCCGAGAGCAACCGTGCCGCGATCGAGGTTCCCGGCCTCGGAAGTCTCATCCTGACCCACAAACTCGGAGGTGAGATCAAAGGCCTCAAGGACTTTTCTCCCGATCAGCGGCCTCCTGTTGCAGTCCCGTTCTTTGCATTCCGGATCATGGTCGGATGCGGTGTCCTGATGCTTGGTGTCGTGCTGATCGGCGGATGGCTGCGCTGGCGTGGACGGCTCATGGAAACGCCTTGGTATCTTCTTTCATGTCTGCTGATCTCTCCGATCGGCTTCATCGCCGTCATCGCCGGTTGGGCCGTTACCGAAGTTGGCCGTCAACCGTGGACTGTGTACGGCCTGTTGCGAACCGCGCACTCTGTTTCGCCGTCATTGACCGGTCGGGACGTCGTCATCTCGCTGGCCGCTTACATGACCGTCTATCTGATCATGTATCCTGCTGGGTTGCTGCTCATGCTGCGAATTGTTCGCGCGGGGCCGGCATCACAGGTTGGACAAGACGCAACGATTGCGGGGGGAAGGCCCAAAGCCCCGGTATTGGCGGGCGCCGCGATCCCGGCGGAGCGCGAGCCATGA